Proteins co-encoded in one Streptococcus parauberis NCFD 2020 genomic window:
- the prmA gene encoding 50S ribosomal protein L11 methyltransferase translates to MNAWQELTVTVHRDAEEAVSNILIEAGSQGVAISDTADYLGQEDRFGELYPEIEQSEMVEITGYFPDTMGIDQVRQVIDQGIKALEGTGLAVGHVAVASKELAEEDWADNWKKYYQPARITHDLTIVPSWTDYESRPEEKVIKLDPGMAFGTGTHPTTKMSLFALEQVLRGGEIVIDVGTGSGVLSIASSLLGAKDIYAYDLDDVAVRVAQENIDLNPSTENIHVAAGDLLRGVDIQAEVIVANILADILIHLTEDAYRLVKDEGYLIMSGIISEKWPMVKEAAEDAGFFLETHMIQGEWNACIFKKTDDMSGVIGG, encoded by the coding sequence ATGAATGCATGGCAAGAATTGACAGTGACCGTCCATCGTGACGCTGAAGAGGCTGTCTCAAATATCTTAATTGAAGCTGGTAGCCAGGGTGTAGCCATTAGTGACACAGCTGACTACCTAGGGCAAGAGGATCGTTTTGGTGAGCTCTATCCTGAGATTGAGCAATCCGAGATGGTTGAAATTACGGGTTATTTTCCGGATACCATGGGCATTGACCAAGTCAGACAAGTGATTGACCAAGGGATTAAAGCCTTGGAAGGAACAGGTCTGGCAGTTGGTCATGTCGCTGTCGCTTCCAAAGAATTGGCAGAAGAAGATTGGGCTGACAACTGGAAGAAATATTACCAGCCAGCCCGAATCACCCATGACTTGACCATTGTCCCATCATGGACTGATTATGAATCAAGACCAGAAGAAAAAGTCATCAAACTTGATCCTGGCATGGCTTTTGGAACCGGGACACACCCAACGACCAAAATGAGCCTATTTGCTTTAGAACAAGTACTTCGTGGTGGTGAAATAGTCATTGACGTGGGAACTGGTTCTGGCGTCCTTTCCATTGCTAGCTCACTACTCGGTGCAAAGGATATTTATGCTTACGACCTCGATGATGTAGCTGTTCGTGTGGCCCAAGAAAATATCGACCTCAATCCAAGCACAGAAAATATTCATGTAGCAGCAGGTGATCTTCTTCGTGGAGTGGACATTCAAGCAGAGGTTATTGTCGCCAACATCCTTGCTGATATCTTAATCCACTTAACAGAAGATGCTTACAGATTAGTTAAGGATGAAGGTTATTTAATTATGTCAGGAATTATTTCTGAGAAATGGCCAATGGTTAAAGAAGCAGCAGAAGACGCCGGTTTCTTCCTTGAAACTCACATGATTCAAGGGGAGTGGAATGCCTGTATCTTCAAGAAAACAGATGATATGTCAGGAGTGATCGGCGGCTAA
- a CDS encoding 16S rRNA (uracil(1498)-N(3))-methyltransferase, with product MQQYFISGAAQPLVTITDKDTIKHMFQVMRLGDGDQVVLVFDDGIKYLAKVVDGAAYQLEIVQDLGENLELPVQVTIASGFPKGDKLDFITQKVTELGAEALWAYPADWSVVKWDGKKLAKKEEKLAKIALGAAEQSKRNKVPEIKLFEKKADFIGQLAEFDKILIAYEESAKEGEKSALARALATCQTGQKVLFIFGPEGGISPKEIEIFEEAGGFKIGLGPRIMRTETAPLYALSAVSYALEMNN from the coding sequence ATGCAACAGTACTTTATATCAGGCGCAGCTCAGCCACTTGTTACTATCACAGATAAAGACACGATTAAGCACATGTTTCAGGTTATGCGCCTGGGCGATGGCGACCAAGTCGTACTAGTCTTTGATGATGGGATTAAATATTTGGCTAAGGTGGTAGATGGCGCCGCTTATCAATTAGAAATTGTTCAAGACTTGGGCGAGAATCTGGAGTTACCCGTGCAAGTAACCATAGCCAGTGGCTTTCCGAAGGGGGACAAGCTAGACTTTATCACGCAAAAAGTGACAGAATTAGGGGCAGAAGCTCTTTGGGCCTATCCGGCCGACTGGTCAGTGGTTAAGTGGGACGGCAAGAAGTTAGCTAAAAAAGAAGAAAAATTAGCAAAAATTGCCTTGGGCGCCGCTGAACAAAGCAAACGCAACAAGGTGCCAGAAATCAAACTTTTTGAGAAAAAGGCAGATTTTATCGGCCAATTAGCTGAATTTGATAAAATCCTCATCGCCTATGAAGAGTCAGCCAAAGAGGGTGAAAAGAGTGCTTTGGCGCGTGCGTTGGCGACTTGTCAAACAGGTCAAAAAGTTCTCTTCATCTTCGGACCAGAAGGTGGCATTTCACCAAAAGAAATTGAAATTTTTGAAGAAGCGGGTGGCTTCAAAATTGGCCTCGGACCACGTATCATGCGTACCGAGACCGCACCACTTTATGCCCTCAGTGCAGTTAGTTATGCTTTGGAGATGAATAATTAA
- a CDS encoding M42 family metallopeptidase, translating to MKTTVDYITTLTQIPSPTGFTRRIMDYVATEISSFGYEVIRTNKGGLMVSVKGDNDQKHRVVTAHLDTLGAMVRAIKPDGRLKMDLVGGFVYNAIEGENCTVHLAHNDKEISGTILIHQTSVHVYKDAGTAERNQSNMEVRLDEKVQTADETRALGIEVGDFISFDPRVIVTDNGFIKSRHLDDKVSAAILIELLKKYKQEDITLPYTTHFYFSAFEEVGHGANSSLPSEAVEYLAVDMGAMGDDQTTDEYTVSICVKDASGPYHYELRQQMVALCQENNIPYKLDIYPYYGSDASAAMRSGAEVRHALLGAGIESSHSYERTHIDSVEATEKLVDAYLLSDMID from the coding sequence ATGAAAACGACAGTTGATTACATTACGACACTAACTCAAATTCCTTCGCCAACAGGATTCACTAGACGTATTATGGATTATGTTGCTACAGAGATTTCTTCCTTTGGCTATGAAGTCATTCGCACTAACAAAGGTGGCTTAATGGTCTCTGTAAAAGGAGATAACGATCAAAAACACCGTGTGGTTACTGCCCACCTTGATACTCTAGGAGCAATGGTTCGTGCCATTAAACCTGATGGTCGTTTAAAAATGGATTTAGTTGGTGGTTTTGTTTATAATGCCATCGAAGGCGAAAACTGTACCGTTCACCTTGCTCACAATGACAAAGAAATTTCAGGAACAATTTTAATCCATCAAACTTCAGTTCATGTTTATAAAGATGCTGGAACTGCTGAACGTAATCAATCTAACATGGAAGTTCGTTTAGATGAAAAGGTTCAAACTGCCGACGAAACACGCGCACTTGGCATCGAAGTCGGAGACTTTATTTCCTTTGACCCACGTGTCATTGTAACAGATAACGGCTTTATTAAATCACGTCACTTAGATGACAAAGTATCTGCAGCCATCCTGATTGAACTACTCAAAAAATATAAACAAGAAGATATTACACTTCCTTACACAACACACTTTTACTTCTCAGCCTTTGAAGAAGTCGGACACGGTGCTAATTCAAGCCTTCCATCAGAAGCAGTCGAATACTTAGCAGTTGATATGGGAGCTATGGGAGACGATCAAACAACAGATGAGTATACTGTATCCATCTGTGTTAAAGACGCTTCAGGACCTTACCATTATGAATTGCGTCAACAAATGGTTGCCCTATGCCAAGAAAATAATATCCCTTACAAACTTGATATCTATCCATATTATGGTTCTGATGCCTCAGCAGCTATGCGTTCTGGTGCTGAAGTTCGCCATGCCCTCCTTGGGGCAGGTATCGAATCAAGCCACTCCTACGAACGTACCCACATTGATTCCGTAGAAGCAACAGAAAAACTGGTGGATGCATATTTATTGAGTGATATGATTGACTAG
- a CDS encoding endonuclease/exonuclease/phosphatase family protein produces the protein MAKCLTLNTHSWMEVNALKKLVDLAEHIMAEKYDIICLQEINQLIESEVASELFNYQQVPGTPSIHKDNFALLLVNYLRKHGHDYFWSWAYNHIGYGIYNEGVAILSKEPLKVSDVLISKADDETDFHTRRALVGKTKLDGREVTVVSLHMSWYGKGFEREWKTLESHLLKSVDGPLMLMGDFNNPTDLEGYQIIASSPLGLQDSHKVAQFVFGDHSIMQDIDGWEGNQHAYKVDHIFTSQDFEISSSEITFEGGYAPIVSDHFGLEITIR, from the coding sequence ATGGCAAAATGCTTAACTTTAAATACCCATTCATGGATGGAAGTAAATGCTTTGAAGAAATTAGTTGATCTTGCAGAGCATATCATGGCAGAAAAGTATGATATTATCTGTCTTCAGGAGATTAACCAATTGATTGAGAGTGAGGTTGCAAGTGAGCTCTTCAATTATCAACAGGTACCAGGAACGCCTTCAATTCATAAGGATAATTTTGCTTTGCTTTTAGTTAATTATCTAAGAAAGCACGGCCATGATTATTTTTGGTCATGGGCTTATAATCACATTGGTTATGGGATTTACAATGAAGGCGTAGCAATTCTATCAAAGGAACCACTGAAAGTTTCGGATGTCCTAATTTCGAAGGCTGATGATGAGACGGATTTTCATACGCGTCGTGCGTTGGTTGGAAAGACGAAATTAGATGGTCGTGAGGTTACGGTTGTTAGTCTGCATATGTCTTGGTATGGGAAGGGCTTTGAACGTGAGTGGAAGACGCTGGAGTCTCATCTTTTAAAATCTGTTGATGGGCCTTTGATGTTAATGGGTGATTTTAATAATCCGACGGACTTGGAAGGTTATCAAATCATCGCGAGCAGTCCCTTAGGTTTACAAGATAGCCATAAGGTTGCCCAGTTTGTTTTTGGGGATCACAGTATAATGCAAGACATCGATGGATGGGAAGGCAATCAGCATGCTTATAAAGTAGACCACATTTTTACAAGTCAGGACTTTGAGATTTCATCTTCAGAAATTACTTTTGAAGGTGGTTATGCCCCTATCGTTAGTGACCATTTTGGACTTGAAATAACAATTAGATAA
- a CDS encoding AAA family ATPase, translated as MAKIIIIRGNSASGKTSLAKAVQSQFPEKCIILSQDIIRRDLLGAHDGFDTPTITLLIHLIDFSYTKFNFIIIEGILRKDWYQPIWDHLLDNYQNDCQAYYYDLSFEETVKRHASRTKSNDFGQDALKKWWNDKDFLDLFNEQILSSELSIDEAKFQVLTKLIKD; from the coding sequence ATGGCAAAAATAATCATTATCCGAGGCAATTCAGCCAGTGGTAAAACTAGTCTTGCCAAAGCCGTTCAAAGTCAATTTCCTGAAAAGTGCATTATCTTGTCTCAAGATATTATTAGGAGAGACTTATTAGGCGCTCATGATGGCTTTGACACTCCAACGATTACGCTACTTATTCATCTAATTGATTTTAGCTATACTAAATTTAACTTTATTATCATTGAAGGAATTCTTAGAAAAGACTGGTATCAACCCATCTGGGATCATCTTCTTGACAACTATCAAAATGACTGCCAAGCTTATTACTATGATTTATCCTTTGAAGAAACTGTCAAACGTCATGCAAGTCGAACAAAGTCCAATGATTTTGGTCAAGATGCCTTAAAAAAATGGTGGAATGATAAGGACTTCCTCGACTTATTCAATGAACAAATCCTTTCATCGGAATTATCCATCGACGAAGCCAAATTTCAAGTTCTCACCAAATTAATAAAAGACTAG
- a CDS encoding LacI family DNA-binding transcriptional regulator, whose translation MVTIKDVARLAGVSPSTASRAMHDNDMISQATKDRVKKVMEELDYSPNYSAQNLVKRRNNTVGIILPIRESHETIGDNPFFMQIIQGISGICTDKQQMVALATGRTEQELLANITTMIRSGNISKFIFLYSKAEDPVYNFVTREKVDCVVVGRSFTEEESENSQYIDNDNRQAGYDASKYILDKGFSKVTYIYNDMDEMVQAERYIGFANAMKEIGQKANSFNISLADCLKLQSYLLENPTQAFVSCDDIMAIKLQKLLRDIGQGADQKAIISFNNSIIAQIANPSLTSVEIFPYKLGEAAAEAILAENQSKNELVIIPHQIIERSSTQES comes from the coding sequence GTGGTTACAATTAAAGATGTGGCAAGGTTAGCAGGGGTTTCTCCCTCTACTGCCTCGCGAGCAATGCATGATAATGATATGATTAGTCAAGCAACCAAGGACCGAGTTAAAAAGGTTATGGAAGAATTGGACTATTCGCCTAATTATTCTGCTCAAAATTTGGTCAAACGCCGAAATAATACGGTAGGGATTATTTTACCAATTAGGGAAAGTCATGAAACAATAGGTGACAACCCATTCTTTATGCAAATTATTCAAGGTATTTCAGGGATTTGCACTGACAAGCAACAGATGGTGGCTTTAGCTACTGGACGTACAGAGCAAGAATTACTTGCTAATATAACGACCATGATTCGTAGTGGAAATATCTCTAAGTTTATTTTTCTATATTCTAAAGCTGAAGATCCAGTCTACAATTTTGTCACTCGAGAAAAAGTTGACTGCGTCGTTGTCGGTCGTTCATTTACGGAAGAAGAGAGCGAAAATTCACAGTACATCGATAATGATAACAGACAAGCTGGGTATGACGCTAGTAAGTATATACTTGATAAAGGCTTCAGCAAAGTTACCTATATCTATAACGATATGGATGAAATGGTTCAAGCAGAGCGTTATATCGGCTTTGCCAATGCTATGAAAGAAATAGGGCAAAAAGCTAATAGTTTTAACATTTCTTTGGCTGATTGTTTAAAATTGCAGAGCTACTTGCTAGAAAATCCAACTCAAGCTTTCGTCAGTTGTGATGATATTATGGCCATTAAACTGCAAAAATTGCTCCGAGATATCGGTCAGGGGGCTGACCAGAAAGCAATTATCAGCTTTAATAATTCAATTATTGCGCAAATCGCAAATCCTTCATTAACTTCTGTAGAGATTTTTCCTTACAAGCTAGGTGAAGCAGCAGCAGAAGCAATACTAGCAGAAAATCAAAGCAAAAACGAGCTAGTTATCATTCCTCATCAAATTATTGAACGGTCATCAACACAAGAGTCCTAA
- a CDS encoding PTS transporter subunit IIBC, with the protein MKSQIKQFFSFEFWQKFGKCLMVVIAVMPAAGLMVSIGNSIPMINPNLAILVTIGHVVAELGWAVIGNLHLLFALAIGGSWAKERAGGAFAAGLAFVLINRLTGAIYNVNSAMLADPEAKIKSLLGTEIVVKNYFTSVLESPALNTGVFVGIIAGFVGATAFNKYYNYRKLPEVLTFFNGKRFVPFVVILRSTLVALVLALIWPVIQAGINGFGMWIASSQDTAPVLAPFIYGTMERLLLPFGLHHMLTIPMNYTALGGTYEVMTGSGAGTKVFGQDPLWLAWVTDLVGLKGSGNTEAYKHLMTTVTPARFKVGQMIGATGTLMGIAFAMYRNVDEDKKTKYKMMFISAAAAVFLTGVTEPLEYMFMFAAMPLYIVYAVVQGASFAMADLINLRVHSFGNIELLTRTPMAIKAGLGMDLFNFVWVSILFAVIMYFIADFMIKKMNLATAGRLGNYDADMLEDASPEESGKVADANSQIVQIINLLGGRDNIADVDACMTRLRVSVKKTEKVGSEDLWKKAGAMGLIVKGNGVQAVYGPKADILKSDIQDLLDSGATIPASNFSEKETVKEVTSFKGLTEEIMTVADGQVIPITEVNDQVFAGKMMGDGFAVEPERGEIYAPVSGLITSVFPTKHAFGLLTDNGLEVLVHVGLDTVALNGVPFSAKIKEGQKVQAGDLLVVADLAAIKSADRETTIIVAFTNQADIESVELVAQGKQVAKTVVAKVML; encoded by the coding sequence ATGAAATCACAGATTAAACAATTTTTTAGTTTCGAATTTTGGCAAAAATTTGGAAAATGTTTGATGGTTGTTATCGCAGTTATGCCTGCGGCAGGTTTGATGGTTAGTATTGGGAATTCAATTCCAATGATTAATCCTAATTTAGCAATCCTAGTAACTATTGGACACGTTGTTGCTGAACTTGGTTGGGCAGTTATTGGTAACTTGCATTTACTATTTGCACTTGCAATTGGTGGGTCATGGGCGAAAGAACGTGCTGGTGGTGCCTTCGCAGCCGGCTTAGCTTTTGTTTTAATTAATCGTTTAACAGGTGCTATCTATAATGTAAATTCAGCTATGCTTGCTGATCCTGAAGCAAAAATTAAGAGTCTTTTGGGAACTGAAATAGTTGTTAAAAACTACTTTACAAGTGTTTTGGAATCACCAGCTCTTAATACTGGGGTTTTCGTAGGGATCATCGCCGGTTTTGTTGGTGCAACAGCTTTTAACAAATATTATAACTATCGTAAACTTCCTGAAGTTTTAACTTTCTTCAATGGCAAACGTTTTGTTCCTTTTGTTGTTATCTTACGTTCAACTCTTGTTGCTTTAGTCTTAGCTCTTATCTGGCCAGTTATTCAAGCTGGAATCAATGGTTTTGGAATGTGGATTGCTTCCTCACAAGACACTGCTCCAGTTCTAGCACCATTTATCTACGGAACAATGGAACGTCTCTTGTTACCATTTGGCTTGCACCATATGCTAACAATTCCAATGAACTATACTGCTCTTGGTGGTACATATGAAGTAATGACAGGTTCTGGTGCAGGTACGAAAGTATTTGGTCAAGATCCGCTTTGGCTTGCATGGGTAACTGACTTGGTTGGTCTTAAAGGTTCTGGCAATACTGAAGCTTATAAACATTTAATGACAACTGTTACACCAGCTCGTTTTAAAGTTGGTCAAATGATTGGAGCAACTGGTACATTGATGGGTATTGCATTTGCAATGTACCGCAATGTTGATGAAGATAAAAAAACGAAATATAAAATGATGTTCATTTCTGCTGCGGCAGCCGTATTCTTAACTGGGGTTACAGAACCACTTGAGTATATGTTTATGTTTGCTGCTATGCCATTGTACATCGTTTATGCAGTAGTTCAAGGTGCTTCATTTGCCATGGCTGACTTGATTAATCTTCGTGTTCACTCATTTGGTAATATTGAGTTGCTAACACGTACGCCAATGGCTATTAAAGCAGGTCTTGGCATGGATTTATTTAACTTTGTTTGGGTTTCTATTCTCTTTGCTGTAATTATGTACTTCATAGCTGATTTCATGATTAAGAAAATGAACCTAGCGACAGCTGGCCGTTTAGGCAACTATGATGCTGATATGTTAGAAGATGCTTCACCTGAGGAATCAGGTAAGGTAGCAGATGCCAACTCACAAATTGTTCAAATTATTAATTTATTAGGTGGCCGTGATAACATTGCTGATGTTGATGCTTGTATGACGCGACTACGTGTTTCAGTTAAAAAAACTGAAAAAGTTGGGTCTGAAGATTTGTGGAAAAAAGCTGGTGCTATGGGTCTGATTGTTAAAGGCAATGGTGTTCAAGCAGTTTATGGACCAAAAGCTGATATCTTAAAATCTGATATTCAAGATTTATTAGATTCAGGTGCTACAATTCCAGCGTCAAACTTCTCCGAAAAAGAAACTGTTAAAGAAGTAACAAGTTTTAAAGGATTGACTGAAGAAATAATGACTGTCGCTGATGGCCAAGTAATACCAATTACGGAAGTTAATGACCAAGTTTTTGCAGGTAAAATGATGGGTGACGGTTTTGCTGTTGAACCTGAAAGAGGAGAAATCTATGCACCAGTTTCAGGTCTTATAACTAGTGTATTCCCAACCAAACATGCTTTTGGACTATTGACAGATAATGGTCTAGAAGTACTTGTCCATGTTGGTCTTGATACAGTTGCATTGAATGGGGTACCTTTCTCTGCAAAAATTAAAGAAGGACAAAAAGTTCAAGCAGGTGACTTACTAGTTGTAGCTGATTTAGCTGCCATCAAATCGGCTGACCGTGAAACGACAATTATTGTTGCCTTTACTAATCAAGCTGATATTGAGTCTGTTGAATTAGTGGCACAAGGAAAACAAGTCGCAAAAACTGTCGTTGCTAAAGTAATGTTATAA
- a CDS encoding MFS transporter encodes MKKIFSNRLFMATFVSDLISNFGDIVYYLALMNYVLILPNGKTAIALVTISETFPFLTNIVMGILGDRTKNKVDTILGTLFFRVLLYGIIGLVMGFKPTLWILVIAVIINVLSDLAGQYENALFKPVTLRIIKEEDREKFLGFRQGTMTGFQMGFMASGAILLMIFNFQQLAFVNALTFLMSSIIILSIRKGLKKKVVDASIHINESEKSDPFIKEIKKSLYTAYESLSKVPVLKSSIIIVAGLNAILAVEDAILLLIFKENPNFGFGSLAATIAILGLVSSIGMILGSFLLTRDQFTITIEQSLLGSTLAVVTLFLGIFLQNVYTMMFAIGLLSISIGIINPKVEVLIMKTMPENQLATITSGISTFCTFSMVISKALVSALVLFLSAKMLGLLFLLLSLILLGYTIKKYYF; translated from the coding sequence ATGAAAAAGATATTTTCCAATAGATTATTTATGGCGACCTTTGTGTCGGACTTGATTTCCAATTTTGGAGATATTGTCTATTATCTAGCATTGATGAACTATGTTCTAATCTTACCTAATGGAAAAACAGCCATAGCCCTAGTGACTATTTCTGAGACATTCCCATTTTTAACTAATATTGTAATGGGGATACTTGGAGATAGAACAAAAAATAAAGTTGATACTATTTTAGGAACTCTATTTTTCAGAGTATTATTATATGGCATTATTGGTCTGGTTATGGGATTTAAGCCTACCTTATGGATTCTTGTTATTGCTGTTATCATTAATGTTCTTTCAGACCTAGCTGGTCAATATGAAAATGCACTGTTTAAGCCTGTAACGCTGAGAATTATTAAGGAAGAAGATAGAGAAAAGTTTTTAGGTTTTCGACAAGGAACGATGACTGGTTTCCAAATGGGTTTTATGGCCAGTGGTGCTATTTTATTAATGATTTTTAACTTTCAACAATTGGCATTTGTTAATGCTTTAACTTTTTTGATGAGTTCCATAATCATTTTATCCATTCGAAAAGGTTTAAAGAAAAAAGTAGTAGATGCATCCATTCATATAAATGAGAGTGAAAAGAGTGACCCTTTTATAAAAGAAATAAAAAAATCTTTATACACCGCATATGAGTCCCTGTCAAAAGTCCCAGTCTTAAAATCTTCCATTATCATAGTCGCTGGTCTCAATGCTATTTTAGCTGTAGAGGATGCTATTCTATTATTAATTTTTAAAGAAAATCCTAATTTTGGCTTTGGCTCACTTGCGGCTACAATTGCAATTTTAGGTTTAGTTTCTAGTATTGGAATGATATTAGGTAGTTTTCTGCTTACTAGGGATCAGTTTACAATTACAATTGAACAGTCGCTTTTAGGATCAACACTTGCTGTTGTAACTTTGTTTCTTGGTATATTTCTTCAGAATGTTTATACAATGATGTTTGCAATAGGGCTATTATCCATCAGTATAGGGATCATCAATCCAAAAGTAGAGGTGCTAATTATGAAAACCATGCCAGAGAATCAATTAGCAACTATTACATCAGGAATCTCTACTTTTTGTACCTTTAGTATGGTTATTAGTAAAGCACTTGTTTCAGCCCTGGTACTTTTTCTTTCGGCGAAAATGTTGGGGTTACTTTTCCTCTTGCTTTCTTTAATACTCTTAGGTTACACTATTAAAAAGTACTATTTTTAG
- a CDS encoding ArsR/SmtB family transcription factor: MDYQYSEQASSVVEYFFMPLFISFGDKEDAMEFTAKEKENFKDYFEVIEDIKLKLAPFKEEARHYYLFGYSISLLHAVYYDAEENGVRCETVKDVHDYALSLSKEKIRKCIAYLLINHKKDNQKDFWTLLEESTIKAETKWYFSQFYRNPQESMKQLVDLSIQLNKIYRPYFEKGLTIRQSYAKQFSLEKFIQKLPANIGENLLSEEFERHIYILSPWLIRLSMIDFSIKDKFRLGLIITCHIENFFHSEDDLDDEDFSIVLKLLSDTSRYQVLLEVLKPNFKSKDIAKQLNITAAAVSFHTQKLVNAQILQFNTEDEDGKYNLNKKLLNNVLEKMVEDFKLNEK; this comes from the coding sequence ATGGATTACCAGTATTCAGAACAAGCTAGTTCAGTCGTGGAATACTTCTTCATGCCTTTATTCATATCTTTTGGCGACAAAGAGGACGCAATGGAATTCACTGCCAAAGAAAAAGAAAATTTTAAAGACTATTTTGAAGTCATAGAGGACATTAAATTAAAATTAGCACCATTTAAAGAAGAAGCACGTCATTATTATTTATTTGGGTATAGTATTAGTCTTTTACACGCTGTATATTATGATGCAGAAGAAAATGGTGTTCGATGTGAAACTGTTAAAGATGTTCATGATTATGCGTTAAGTTTATCTAAAGAAAAAATTCGGAAATGCATTGCCTATCTGCTCATAAATCATAAAAAAGACAATCAAAAAGATTTTTGGACATTGCTAGAAGAGTCGACTATAAAAGCTGAAACTAAGTGGTATTTTAGTCAGTTTTATAGAAATCCACAAGAAAGTATGAAGCAGTTGGTGGATTTATCAATTCAACTAAACAAGATTTATCGACCTTATTTTGAAAAAGGATTAACTATACGGCAATCATATGCTAAACAGTTTAGTTTAGAAAAATTTATTCAAAAATTGCCAGCAAATATTGGTGAAAATCTTCTATCTGAAGAATTTGAACGTCATATCTATATCCTCAGCCCTTGGCTTATCAGGCTTTCGATGATTGATTTTAGCATTAAGGATAAATTTAGACTTGGTTTGATAATAACGTGTCATATTGAAAACTTCTTCCACTCCGAGGATGATTTAGATGATGAAGACTTTTCAATTGTATTAAAACTTCTGAGTGATACTAGTCGTTATCAGGTATTGCTGGAAGTTTTAAAACCCAATTTTAAAAGTAAAGATATTGCTAAGCAACTAAATATTACTGCGGCTGCAGTCTCTTTCCATACTCAAAAATTAGTCAATGCTCAAATTCTGCAATTTAATACAGAGGATGAGGATGGAAAATATAACTTAAATAAAAAACTCTTAAATAATGTTCTTGAAAAAATGGTTGAGGACTTCAAATTAAATGAAAAATAA